The following are encoded together in the Ranitomeya imitator isolate aRanImi1 chromosome 4, aRanImi1.pri, whole genome shotgun sequence genome:
- the LOC138675189 gene encoding E3 ubiquitin/ISG15 ligase TRIM25-like has product MPLSAMASADVRDELDCSICLSTYTDPVMLRCGHNFCRVCIDRVLDTQDESGVYSCPDCREEFQERPALMRDFALCKIVKNFQQTEPHQEKITGICCTYCVDSPVPAVRSCLLCEASLCDKHLRVHSKSPEHVLSDPSTSLEKRKCSVHKKILEYYCTEDAACICVSCSLAGEHRGHRVEILDEASKKKNKKLRNVLQKLITKRKETEERVRSLEERRRKAQEIAAGKAERVTALCADIRRGVDDLEKKVLSEISSQEKEESLSLSALIHQLEIKKDKLSRKMRHIEELCNMTDPLTVLQHPHTGDLCDPEEEGGDEDTGGHDKQLHDGNAQDVAMIAYTLHTLFDVISGIRRGIYVEGPADILLDLNTAANNVLISDDLKTATWTREEQKRPETAERFHNNNQVMSRRGFTSGRHYWDVEISRSGSWMVGMCYPSTDRRRRQSVLGNNNKSWSLWKRYHNNQYSVRHDWKEILLPDKISSDRFRIYLDYDVGQLSFYEQCDPIRHLYTFTATFSEPLHAVLCVYDGCLTIKKT; this is encoded by the coding sequence ATGCCTCTGTCAGCCATGGCTTCTGCTGATGTGAGAGATGAGCTGGACTGCTCCATCTGTCTGAGCACTTATACAGATCCTGTAAtgctgagatgtggacacaacttctgccgggtcTGTATTGATCGTGTGCTGGATACACAGGACGAGTCTGGAGTTTATTCCTGTCCTGACTGCAGAGAAGAGTTTCAGGAGCGGCCGGCACTGATGAGGGACTTTGCTCTTTGTAAGATTGTGAAGAATTTCCAGCAAACTGAGCCACATCAGGAGAAGATCACCGGGATCTGCTGCACTTACTGTGTGGACTCTCCGGTACCTGCTGTTAGATCCTGTCTACTCTGTGAGGCTTCTCTGTGTGATAAACACCTGAGGGTTCACAGCAAATCACCAGAACACGTCTTATCTGATCCCAGCACTTCTCTGGAGAAaaggaaatgttctgtccataagAAGATCCTGGAATATTACTGCACTGAGGACGCTGCTTGTATCTGTGTGTCCTGCAGTTTGGCCGGGGAACATCGGGGACATCGGGTGGAGATACTGGATGAGGCCTCTAAGAAGAAGAACAAGAAATTGAGAAATGTTCTGCAGAAACTGATCACAAAGAGAAAAGAGACTGAGGAAAGAGTCCGGAGTCTGGAGGAGCGCAGGAGAAAAGCTCAAGAAATAGCAGCTGGAAAAGCCGAGAGAGTCACTGCCCTGTGTGCAGACATCAGAAGAGGGGTGGACGACCTGGAGAAGAAGGTCCTGAGTGAGATCTCCAGTCAGGAAAAGGAAGAGTCACTGTCACTGTCTGCTCTGATCCATCAGCTGGAAATAAAGAAGGACAAGCTGTCCAGGAAGATGAGAcacattgaggagctgtgtaacatgaCGGATCCACTGACTGTCTTACAGCATCCACACACCGGTGACTTGTGTGATCCTGAggaggagggaggtgatgaggacacagggggaCATGATAAACAGCTCCATGATGGAAATGCCCAGGATGTGGCTATGATcgcatacacattacacacattattTGACGTAATATCAGGTATAAGGAGGGGGATCTATGTGGAGGGTCCTGCAGACATATTGTTGGATCTAAACACAGCTGCTAATAATGTCCTTATATCAGACGACCTGAAAACTGCAACCTGGACAAGAGAGGAACAGAAACGTCCAGAAACAGCAGAGAGATTCCACAATAATAATCAGGTGATGAGCAGGAGAGGATTTacctcaggacgacattactgggatgtggagATCAGTAGATCAGGGAGTTGGATGGTGGGGATGTGTTATCCCAGTACAGACAGGAGGAGGCGTCAGTCAGTGCTTGGAAATAATAACAAGTCCTGGAGTTTGTGGAAGAGATATCATAATAATCAGTATTCAGTGAGACATGACTGGAAAGAGATTCTGTTACCTGACAAGATCTCCAGTGATAGATTCAGGATATATCTGGATTATGATGTCGGACAGTTGTCCTTTTATGAGCagtgtgaccccatcagacacttatACACCTTCACTGCCACCTTCTCCGAGCCCCTCCATGCTGTATTATGTGTATATGATGGTTGTTTGACAATAAAGAAAACAtga